A stretch of Schaalia odontolytica DNA encodes these proteins:
- a CDS encoding geranylgeranyl reductase family protein, whose protein sequence is MPSDMSADVVVVGAGPGGSSTAYHLARAGLDVVLLEKSPFPRDKICGDGLTPAAVHELIAMGVDTTGWMRNRGLTVIGGGHTVHMDWPDQKSLPGYGMTRARMDLDHALAQRAVEAGARLYEGVTVIGAIQDGSGRVVGVQAKSGRGKNATTTSVRASIVVDAGGVAARLATSLGLEKKMNRPMGVAARAYFHSPRGNEEWMESHLELWSGTPGASDLLPGYGWIFPMGDGIVNVGLGSVASRAGATNLPYREVFKTWTANLPEEWGFTPENQIGQLRSAALPMSFNRKPHYTQGLVLVGDAGGMVSPYNGEGIAPAMKAGRYAASCIAQALSRSHRAGIDRAMSEYPHMLRDEYGGYYQLGRIFVALIENPTIMRTCTNVGLPIPRLMTLVHKLLSDGYERTGGDFDDQLITMLTKVVRPA, encoded by the coding sequence ATGCCTAGCGACATGAGCGCTGACGTTGTCGTCGTCGGCGCAGGCCCTGGCGGGTCCTCCACCGCATACCACCTGGCCAGAGCAGGCCTCGATGTCGTCCTCCTGGAGAAAAGCCCGTTCCCGCGCGACAAAATCTGCGGCGACGGGCTCACCCCGGCCGCCGTCCACGAGCTCATCGCGATGGGCGTGGACACCACCGGATGGATGCGAAACCGCGGCCTGACCGTTATCGGCGGCGGCCACACCGTCCACATGGATTGGCCCGATCAGAAGTCCCTGCCCGGCTACGGCATGACCCGCGCTCGCATGGACCTCGACCACGCGCTCGCGCAGCGTGCCGTTGAAGCCGGCGCCCGCCTCTACGAGGGCGTCACCGTCATCGGCGCCATTCAGGACGGCTCCGGCCGCGTCGTCGGCGTGCAGGCCAAGAGCGGGCGCGGCAAGAACGCCACCACCACCTCGGTGCGCGCCTCCATCGTCGTCGACGCCGGGGGAGTGGCCGCCCGACTGGCCACCAGCCTCGGCCTCGAAAAGAAGATGAACCGCCCCATGGGCGTGGCCGCACGCGCCTACTTCCACAGCCCCCGCGGCAACGAGGAATGGATGGAATCCCACCTCGAACTGTGGAGCGGCACCCCCGGTGCCTCCGACCTGCTGCCCGGCTACGGCTGGATCTTCCCCATGGGCGACGGCATCGTCAACGTCGGCCTCGGCTCCGTCGCCTCGCGCGCCGGCGCCACCAATCTGCCCTACCGCGAGGTCTTCAAGACCTGGACCGCGAACCTGCCCGAGGAATGGGGCTTCACCCCCGAGAACCAGATCGGTCAGCTCCGCTCCGCCGCCCTGCCCATGAGCTTCAACCGCAAGCCTCACTACACCCAGGGCCTCGTCCTCGTCGGCGACGCCGGCGGCATGGTCTCCCCCTACAACGGTGAAGGCATCGCCCCGGCCATGAAGGCCGGACGCTACGCGGCCTCGTGCATCGCACAGGCCCTGTCCCGCTCCCACCGCGCCGGCATCGACCGTGCCATGAGCGAATACCCCCACATGCTTCGCGACGAATACGGCGGCTACTACCAGCTGGGCCGCATCTTCGTCGCGCTCATCGAAAACCCGACGATCATGCGCACCTGCACGAACGTCGGGCTGCCCATTCCGCGCCTCATGACGCTCGTCCACAAACTCCTGTCGGACGGGTACGAGAGGACCGGGGGCGACTTCGACGACCAACTCATCACAATGCTGACCAAGGTGGTGCGCCCCGCATGA
- a CDS encoding NADH-quinone oxidoreductase subunit B: MGLEESLPAGIALTSVEKVLGLARKYSQWPVTMGLACCAIEMMAAGTPRFDMSRFGLEVFRASPRHADMMIVSGRVSHKMAPIIRRVYDSMPEPKWVISMGACASSGGVFNNYAVVQGCDHIVPVDVYLPGCPPRPEALIHAVLVLREQIGKEPLGVHRREIARRAEQAALEATPTHQMKGLLA; this comes from the coding sequence GTGGGACTTGAAGAATCCTTGCCCGCGGGTATCGCGCTCACCAGCGTCGAAAAAGTCCTCGGGCTTGCACGCAAGTACAGCCAGTGGCCCGTCACCATGGGTCTGGCGTGCTGCGCCATCGAGATGATGGCCGCCGGCACCCCCCGTTTCGATATGTCGCGCTTCGGCCTCGAGGTCTTCCGTGCCTCGCCGCGTCACGCCGACATGATGATCGTGTCGGGCCGTGTCTCGCACAAGATGGCGCCCATTATCCGCCGCGTCTACGACTCGATGCCCGAACCCAAGTGGGTTATCTCCATGGGTGCGTGCGCGTCCTCCGGCGGCGTGTTCAACAACTACGCCGTCGTCCAGGGCTGCGACCACATCGTCCCCGTCGACGTCTACCTGCCCGGCTGCCCGCCGCGCCCCGAGGCCCTCATCCACGCGGTCCTCGTCCTGCGTGAGCAGATCGGCAAGGAACCCCTCGGCGTCCACCGCCGCGAGATCGCGCGCCGCGCCGAGCAGGCCGCCCTCGAGGCGACCCCCACCCACCAGATGAAGGGACTCCTCGCATGA
- a CDS encoding glycoside hydrolase family 36 protein: MERLTIPLPTGVACASPDATLVERGEGYALIRSSRLAILHGCANGQFYRSGHNSWSPSGWNDLAGAPLRIPTDERRATADDPTADDTVRHHGSWMGAVVDGTDGDGVLVGALEGGHPRVRADEDHLAAFDETRPALWLLAWGSEASIFAAYVRCLSERERTPGRAPRVWCSWYSYYEKVSWDVLESQLPGLAQLGFDTLQIDDGWQKGVGDWRANAKFGEDLAARAADIAALGVTPGVWVAPFIARPGTPFLSEHPEAFVHTPSGELAIAGYNWGGPYYALDTTHPLAQEYLRDLAHSLVDAGIGYVKADFVNAAAIDGVRHDDQVTGDDAYVIGSRLLRQGLGEDVYLLGSGALIIPSIGIYDGIRVGCDVAPIWKNYATEDRSDAEARNAFMTSVARLWLRPLIDCDPDVVFFRHMKNLLGDREISWLQDVAAVAGFKSSSDPLEWLTDQERSEAAQWLARREAVEVVGRTRFRLDGREVDFAPGLEEPEHCYPVS; the protein is encoded by the coding sequence ATGGAACGACTCACCATCCCTTTGCCCACAGGAGTCGCGTGCGCATCCCCCGATGCCACGCTCGTCGAGCGAGGGGAGGGGTACGCGCTCATTCGTTCCTCGCGGCTCGCGATCCTGCACGGCTGCGCGAACGGCCAGTTCTACCGCAGCGGGCATAACTCCTGGTCTCCCTCCGGCTGGAATGATCTCGCGGGCGCACCGCTGCGTATCCCCACCGACGAGCGTCGAGCCACGGCGGACGATCCGACGGCCGACGATACGGTCCGCCACCATGGGTCGTGGATGGGGGCCGTCGTTGACGGAACGGATGGGGACGGCGTCCTCGTCGGAGCCCTTGAGGGCGGCCACCCCCGCGTGCGCGCCGACGAGGATCATCTGGCGGCGTTCGACGAGACTCGGCCCGCCCTGTGGCTCCTCGCGTGGGGCAGTGAGGCGTCGATCTTCGCCGCGTACGTGCGGTGCCTGAGCGAACGCGAGCGCACCCCGGGGCGCGCTCCCCGCGTGTGGTGCTCGTGGTATTCCTACTACGAAAAGGTCTCGTGGGATGTCCTGGAATCCCAGCTACCGGGACTCGCGCAGCTGGGGTTCGACACGCTCCAGATCGACGACGGCTGGCAGAAGGGCGTGGGAGACTGGCGGGCCAATGCGAAGTTCGGCGAGGACCTCGCCGCGCGCGCCGCTGACATCGCCGCGCTGGGGGTGACCCCGGGCGTGTGGGTGGCCCCCTTCATCGCGAGGCCCGGCACGCCTTTCCTCAGCGAGCATCCCGAGGCATTCGTGCACACCCCTTCGGGGGAGCTCGCCATCGCCGGATACAACTGGGGAGGGCCGTACTACGCCCTTGACACCACGCATCCGCTCGCTCAGGAATACCTGCGCGACCTCGCACACTCGCTCGTCGATGCGGGCATCGGCTACGTCAAGGCCGATTTTGTCAACGCGGCCGCCATCGACGGCGTGCGCCACGACGATCAGGTCACTGGCGACGATGCCTACGTCATCGGTTCCCGGCTCTTGCGCCAGGGGCTGGGTGAGGATGTGTACCTGCTCGGCTCGGGCGCGCTCATCATCCCCTCCATCGGCATCTACGACGGCATTCGCGTCGGCTGTGATGTTGCTCCGATCTGGAAAAACTACGCGACGGAGGATCGCTCAGACGCCGAGGCGCGCAACGCCTTCATGACCTCGGTCGCCCGCCTGTGGCTGCGCCCCCTCATCGACTGCGATCCTGACGTCGTCTTCTTCCGGCACATGAAGAACCTGCTGGGAGATCGGGAAATCTCCTGGCTCCAAGACGTCGCCGCCGTCGCGGGCTTCAAATCCTCCTCCGATCCGCTTGAGTGGCTGACGGACCAGGAACGCTCCGAGGCGGCCCAGTGGCTCGCTCGGCGCGAGGCTGTCGAGGTCGTCGGGCGTACGCGTTTCCGCCTCGACGGTCGGGAGGTGGACTTCGCCCCCGGCCTCGAAGAACCCGAACACTGCTACCCGGTGTCGTAG
- the nuoE gene encoding NADH-quinone oxidoreductase subunit NuoE has protein sequence MSYTPDTLARLQADAAQIIARYPDGHSRSALLPMLHLIQSVDGYVSPDGIDFISATLDLPRAEISAVATFYTQYKRHPTGEYLVGVCTNALCAVMGGDEIWEKVSKKVGVGSDETSEDGKITLERIECNAACDYAPVVMVNWEFFDNQSPESALAMIDDIQAGRDIHPTRGPIVAPTFKENERVLAGFLDGHENEGPSAGRATLLGREIAAANGWTEPVAVEVADEATDTKGEEAK, from the coding sequence ATGAGCTACACACCCGACACCCTGGCACGCCTGCAGGCGGATGCCGCGCAGATCATCGCCCGCTACCCGGACGGTCACTCGCGCTCCGCGCTGCTGCCGATGCTGCACCTGATCCAGTCCGTCGACGGCTACGTCAGCCCGGACGGCATCGACTTCATCTCGGCCACGCTGGACCTGCCCCGCGCAGAGATCAGCGCCGTCGCGACCTTCTACACGCAGTACAAGCGTCACCCCACCGGTGAGTACCTGGTGGGCGTGTGCACGAACGCGCTGTGCGCCGTCATGGGCGGCGACGAGATCTGGGAAAAGGTCTCTAAGAAGGTCGGCGTCGGAAGCGACGAGACCAGCGAAGACGGCAAGATCACGCTCGAGCGCATCGAGTGCAACGCGGCGTGCGACTACGCGCCCGTCGTCATGGTCAACTGGGAATTCTTCGACAACCAGAGCCCCGAGTCGGCGCTGGCCATGATCGATGACATCCAGGCCGGCCGCGACATCCACCCGACGCGCGGCCCCATCGTGGCCCCCACGTTCAAGGAGAACGAGCGCGTCCTGGCCGGCTTCCTGGACGGCCACGAGAACGAAGGCCCCTCTGCGGGCCGCGCCACCCTGCTGGGCCGCGAGATCGCCGCGGCGAACGGCTGGACTGAGCCGGTTGCCGTCGAGGTCGCCGACGAGGCCACTGACACGAAGGGAGAAGAGGCGAAGTGA
- a CDS encoding NADH-quinone oxidoreductase subunit D, whose amino-acid sequence MTTAFHAPAGATDLPIEDIPEVLTQGGDWDDVLHEIEAITSERIVVNLGPVHPATHGVLRLILELDGEKVRETRVDTGYLHTGIEKNMEYRTWAQGVAYCTRMDYVAPFFQEAAYCLGVEKLLGIEEDIPERASLIRILMMELCRIASHLVAIGSTGNEMGATTIMTIGFRAREEILRIFERITGLRMNHEYIRPGGVVQDIGEGTTDYIRDRLRRARKDIGELQDILVENPIFKKRLCDVAVMPLSGLMALGTTGPGVRAAGLPLDLRKSQPYCGYENFEFDVPTRDKSDVYNRTMVRFDECYESMRIIWQVLAKLDQCEGAPTMVADPEIAWPARLAVGTDGQGNSAEHVREIMGESMESLIHHFKLVTEGFHVPAGQVYQTVEHAKGILGVHLVSDGGTRPFRAHFRDPSYANLQALAMMTEGGQLADVVVALAAIDPVLGGVDR is encoded by the coding sequence ATGACCACCGCCTTCCACGCGCCCGCAGGCGCGACCGACCTGCCCATCGAGGACATCCCCGAGGTCCTCACCCAGGGCGGCGACTGGGACGACGTCCTGCACGAGATCGAGGCCATCACCTCCGAGCGCATCGTCGTCAACCTGGGTCCGGTTCACCCCGCGACCCACGGCGTTCTGCGTCTGATCCTCGAGCTCGATGGTGAAAAGGTCCGCGAGACCCGCGTCGACACCGGCTACCTGCACACCGGCATCGAGAAGAACATGGAGTACCGCACGTGGGCCCAGGGCGTCGCATACTGCACGCGCATGGACTACGTCGCTCCCTTCTTCCAGGAGGCCGCGTACTGCCTCGGCGTCGAGAAGCTCCTTGGCATCGAAGAGGACATTCCCGAGCGCGCCTCCCTCATCCGCATCCTCATGATGGAGCTGTGCCGCATCGCCTCGCACCTGGTCGCCATCGGTTCGACCGGTAACGAAATGGGTGCCACGACGATCATGACGATCGGCTTCCGTGCCCGCGAGGAGATCCTGCGCATCTTCGAGCGCATCACCGGCCTGCGCATGAACCACGAGTACATCCGCCCCGGCGGTGTCGTGCAGGACATCGGCGAGGGCACCACGGACTACATCCGTGACCGCCTGCGCCGCGCCCGTAAGGACATCGGCGAGCTCCAGGACATCCTCGTGGAGAACCCGATCTTCAAGAAGCGTCTGTGCGACGTGGCCGTCATGCCGCTGAGCGGCCTCATGGCCCTCGGCACCACCGGCCCCGGCGTTCGCGCCGCCGGCCTGCCCCTGGACCTGCGTAAGAGCCAGCCCTACTGCGGCTACGAGAACTTTGAGTTCGACGTTCCCACCCGCGACAAGTCGGACGTCTACAACCGCACGATGGTCCGTTTCGACGAGTGCTACGAGTCGATGCGCATCATCTGGCAGGTTCTCGCCAAGCTGGACCAGTGCGAGGGCGCGCCCACCATGGTCGCCGACCCCGAAATCGCCTGGCCTGCGCGCCTGGCGGTCGGCACCGACGGCCAGGGCAACTCGGCCGAGCACGTCCGCGAGATCATGGGGGAGTCCATGGAGTCCCTCATCCACCACTTCAAGCTCGTCACGGAGGGCTTCCACGTGCCCGCCGGCCAGGTCTACCAGACCGTCGAGCATGCGAAGGGCATCCTGGGCGTTCACCTCGTCTCCGACGGTGGCACGCGCCCGTTCCGCGCGCACTTCCGCGACCCCTCCTACGCCAACCTGCAAGCGCTGGCCATGATGACCGAGGGCGGCCAGCTGGCCGACGTGGTCGTCGCACTGGCCGCTATCGACCCCGTTCTCGGAGGCGTTGACCGATGA
- a CDS encoding NADH-quinone oxidoreductase subunit A, translating to MTNPYVPLLIMSAAALVLAFGGLVASAILGPTKKSKTKADNYECGIQPTSAHLTEGRFPVRYYLVAMTFIIFDIEVVFMYPWAVSFNQLGLFGLVVMMSFLVTLCVPYAYEWRRGGLDY from the coding sequence ATGACGAATCCCTACGTGCCGCTGCTCATCATGTCGGCAGCTGCCCTCGTACTAGCCTTCGGAGGCCTGGTCGCCTCCGCGATCCTGGGCCCCACCAAGAAGTCCAAGACCAAGGCCGACAACTACGAGTGCGGTATCCAGCCGACCAGCGCTCACCTCACCGAGGGTCGCTTCCCGGTGCGCTACTACCTGGTCGCCATGACGTTCATCATCTTCGACATCGAAGTTGTGTTCATGTACCCGTGGGCCGTCAGCTTCAACCAGCTGGGCCTGTTCGGACTGGTCGTCATGATGAGCTTCCTGGTCACCCTCTGCGTCCCCTACGCCTACGAATGGCGACGCGGCGGCCTGGACTACTGA
- a CDS encoding NADH-quinone oxidoreductase subunit G, protein MSDAPNMIDVTIDDVQVSVPQGTLVIRAAEQAGIRIPRFCDHPLLAPVAACRQCLVEVGMPDRNTGELRFMPKPQPSCAQTVTPGMVVKTQHTSEVVDRAQRGVMEFLLINHPLDCPVCDKGGECPLQNQALTEGRGKSRFTDAKRTFKKPLRLTSQILLDRERCILCQRCVRFGKEISGDVFMDLQGRGGGTAPTEHHYFMGEQVGGFDSTTLDFFDPKAKEASTSSLSSPYGTDAIVGSINEGELSVAERDVSGRAFASYFSGNIIQICPVGALTAASYRFRARPFDLVSTASVTEHDASGSAIRQDVRRGEVVRRMSGNDPEVNEEWITDKDRFAFEWDKVDRLTTPLVREDGKLVPTSWSDALDRVREGLEQAGSSVGFLPGGHLTFEDAWAWSKFARTVVGSDSIDFRSRRSSEEERSFLASYVAGSGLETTYADLESAGQVLLVALEPEDECGAMFLRLRKATRKSGLKVATVAPFTSAGSRKMKARLLHAAPGSEPGVVDAIAADGAYADVAEALSGGIILVGERAAQTPGLLSAVVALAERTGARLAWVPRRAGDRAAIEAGLLPGLLPFGRGLDEAGAQSLGWGELPARGLDAEQMIEAAASGELQALVVGGVDVRDFDEPAAVREALEEVPFLVSLEVRASEITDRADVVLPVAPAVEKNGTYINWEGRLRPFGQARSATSLTDRDVLVRLTEEFDLDLGITALADLYEEVNPLMEWDSAPQEFTPVSAQAPAAAGKGQVVLASHKPMIDAGRLQDGAPWLAGSARRPVLLASAATLAAAGIAPGADATLETERGTITLPAAIADLPDSVAWVPECSTGSVIHENLGGAGTVATLRATQEVAR, encoded by the coding sequence ATGAGCGACGCACCCAACATGATCGACGTCACCATCGACGACGTTCAGGTTTCTGTCCCCCAGGGCACGCTCGTGATCCGCGCGGCCGAGCAGGCCGGCATCCGGATCCCGCGTTTCTGTGACCACCCGCTGCTGGCCCCGGTGGCCGCATGCCGCCAGTGCCTCGTGGAGGTCGGCATGCCCGACCGCAACACGGGCGAGCTGCGCTTCATGCCCAAGCCCCAGCCCTCGTGTGCGCAGACCGTCACCCCGGGTATGGTCGTCAAGACCCAGCACACCTCCGAGGTTGTCGACCGCGCCCAGCGCGGCGTCATGGAGTTCCTGCTCATCAACCACCCGCTGGACTGCCCGGTCTGCGACAAGGGTGGCGAGTGCCCCCTGCAGAACCAGGCACTGACGGAGGGCCGCGGCAAGTCCCGCTTCACCGACGCCAAGCGCACGTTCAAGAAGCCGCTGCGCCTGACCTCCCAGATCCTGCTGGATCGCGAGCGCTGCATCCTGTGCCAGCGCTGCGTGCGCTTCGGCAAGGAGATCTCGGGCGACGTGTTCATGGACCTGCAGGGTCGTGGTGGTGGCACCGCCCCCACGGAGCACCACTACTTCATGGGCGAGCAGGTCGGCGGCTTCGACTCGACCACGCTCGACTTCTTCGACCCGAAGGCCAAGGAGGCCTCGACCTCGTCCCTGTCGTCCCCGTACGGCACGGACGCGATCGTCGGTTCCATCAACGAGGGTGAGCTTTCCGTCGCCGAGCGCGACGTGTCGGGCCGAGCCTTCGCGTCCTACTTCTCGGGCAACATCATCCAGATCTGCCCGGTCGGCGCCCTGACCGCCGCGTCCTACCGCTTCCGCGCGCGTCCCTTCGACCTCGTGTCGACGGCGTCCGTGACCGAGCACGACGCGTCGGGCTCCGCGATCCGCCAGGACGTGCGCCGCGGCGAGGTCGTGCGTCGCATGAGCGGCAACGACCCCGAGGTCAACGAAGAGTGGATCACCGACAAGGACCGCTTCGCCTTCGAATGGGACAAGGTCGATCGCCTGACCACCCCGCTCGTGCGCGAGGACGGCAAGCTGGTTCCCACCTCCTGGTCCGATGCGCTCGACCGCGTCCGCGAGGGCCTCGAGCAGGCGGGTTCGTCCGTGGGCTTCCTGCCCGGCGGCCACCTGACCTTCGAGGATGCCTGGGCATGGTCGAAGTTCGCGCGCACCGTCGTCGGCTCCGACTCGATCGACTTCCGTTCGCGTCGCTCCAGCGAAGAAGAGCGTTCCTTCCTGGCCTCCTACGTGGCGGGCTCCGGCCTCGAGACCACGTACGCGGACCTGGAGAGCGCCGGCCAGGTGCTGCTGGTCGCCCTCGAGCCCGAGGACGAGTGTGGCGCCATGTTCCTGCGCCTGCGTAAGGCCACGCGTAAGTCGGGCCTGAAGGTCGCGACCGTCGCGCCCTTCACCTCCGCAGGTTCGCGCAAGATGAAGGCTCGCCTCCTGCACGCCGCCCCCGGCTCCGAGCCGGGCGTCGTGGACGCGATCGCAGCAGACGGCGCCTACGCCGACGTGGCCGAGGCGCTGTCCGGCGGCATCATTCTCGTGGGCGAGCGCGCCGCGCAGACCCCCGGCCTGCTCTCCGCCGTCGTCGCTCTGGCTGAACGCACGGGCGCCCGCCTCGCGTGGGTCCCGCGCCGCGCCGGTGACCGCGCTGCCATCGAGGCCGGCCTCCTCCCGGGTCTGCTTCCCTTCGGCCGTGGCCTTGACGAGGCCGGCGCGCAGTCCCTCGGTTGGGGCGAGCTGCCCGCCCGTGGCCTCGACGCCGAGCAGATGATCGAGGCCGCTGCCTCCGGTGAGCTCCAGGCTCTGGTCGTCGGCGGTGTTGACGTCCGCGACTTCGACGAGCCCGCCGCCGTGCGCGAAGCCCTCGAAGAGGTTCCCTTCCTCGTGTCCCTCGAGGTTCGCGCCTCGGAGATCACCGATCGTGCGGACGTCGTCCTGCCGGTCGCTCCCGCGGTCGAGAAGAACGGCACCTACATCAACTGGGAAGGCCGCCTGCGCCCCTTCGGCCAGGCCCGCTCGGCGACGTCCCTCACGGACCGCGACGTGCTCGTGCGCCTCACCGAGGAGTTCGACCTCGACCTGGGCATCACCGCCCTGGCCGACCTCTACGAGGAAGTCAACCCCCTCATGGAGTGGGACAGCGCCCCGCAGGAGTTCACGCCGGTGTCGGCGCAGGCTCCCGCTGCTGCCGGTAAGGGTCAGGTCGTTCTGGCCTCCCACAAGCCCATGATCGACGCCGGTCGTCTCCAGGATGGCGCCCCGTGGCTGGCCGGTTCGGCCCGCCGCCCGGTCCTTTTGGCCTCGGCCGCGACGCTGGCCGCCGCGGGCATCGCCCCCGGCGCCGACGCGACGCTCGAAACCGAGCGTGGCACGATCACCCTCCCGGCCGCCATCGCGGACCTGCCTGACTCCGTCGCGTGGGTGCCCGAGTGCTCGACCGGCTCCGTTATTCACGAAAACCTCGGCGGTGCCGGCACCGTCGCGACCCTGCGCGCCACGCAGGAGGTGGCACGATGA
- a CDS encoding NADH-quinone oxidoreductase subunit C — MSDLSIPEDNTPAEVTQASSQRGFALPEPIAHREGLFGAGTDSSTSGFSGLVSDSFLPGEASRPYGGWFDQVVDVLEELIAADGLDVADVIEKVTVDRGQLGIFIAREHIARVAKYLRDDADLRFEMCLGTNGAHYPLDKGRELHAIYPLYSITHNRMIRLEVTCPDEDPRIPSIVSVYPGNDWQERETWDLIGIVFTGHPSLTRTAMPDDWVGHPQRKDYPLGGIPVEFKGAVNASADVRRSVN, encoded by the coding sequence ATGAGCGACCTTTCCATCCCCGAGGACAACACGCCCGCCGAGGTCACCCAGGCCTCGTCGCAGCGCGGTTTCGCCCTCCCCGAGCCCATCGCGCACCGCGAGGGCCTCTTCGGTGCGGGCACCGACTCCTCCACCTCCGGCTTCTCCGGACTGGTCTCCGACTCCTTCCTGCCCGGCGAGGCCTCCCGCCCCTACGGCGGCTGGTTCGACCAGGTCGTTGACGTCCTCGAAGAGCTCATCGCCGCAGATGGCCTCGACGTCGCCGACGTCATCGAAAAGGTGACCGTCGACCGCGGACAGCTCGGCATCTTCATCGCCCGCGAGCACATCGCGCGCGTCGCCAAGTACCTGCGCGACGACGCGGACCTGCGCTTCGAAATGTGCCTGGGGACCAACGGCGCGCACTACCCCCTCGACAAGGGGCGCGAGCTGCACGCCATCTACCCCCTGTACTCGATCACGCACAACCGCATGATCCGCCTCGAGGTCACGTGCCCCGACGAGGACCCCCGCATCCCCTCCATCGTCTCCGTTTACCCCGGAAACGACTGGCAGGAGCGCGAGACCTGGGACCTCATCGGCATCGTCTTCACCGGGCACCCCTCGCTCACGCGCACCGCGATGCCCGACGACTGGGTCGGACACCCCCAGCGCAAGGACTACCCGCTGGGCGGCATCCCCGTCGAATTCAAGGGAGCCGTCAATGCCTCCGCCGACGTTCGTAGGAGTGTGAACTGA
- the nuoF gene encoding NADH-quinone oxidoreductase subunit NuoF has protein sequence MSTAYVAPGPLTPILTNGWGEERSWTLDSYRSRGGYQGLEKARTMEPADIVQAVKDSGLRGRGGAGFPSGLKWSFLPPADGGPRYLVVNADESEPGTCKDIPLIMGNPHVLIEGIAITSRAIGCDHAFVYLRGEVTHVYRRLLEAVREATEAGVLGDLRITAHAGAGAYICGEETALLDSLEGRRGHPRLKPPFPAVAGLYARPTVVNNVETIAQVAGIFRNSPEWFASMGTEKSKGHGIFSVSGHVNNPGQFEAPFGITMRELIEMAGGIRDGHKLKFWTPGGSSTPIFTEDELDTPLDYESVGAAGSMLGTRALQVFDETVSVVRVITRWSEFYQHESCGKCTPCREGTYWMKQIMLRLERGEGRPGDVDLLDEIAHNIAGRSFCPLGDAAATPIMSGIKRFRDEFEAGLTTPARELFPYEASANYARGGGR, from the coding sequence GTGAGCACCGCATACGTTGCGCCCGGACCGCTGACCCCGATCCTCACCAACGGATGGGGAGAGGAGCGTTCCTGGACGCTGGACTCCTACCGGAGCCGCGGAGGCTACCAGGGCCTCGAAAAGGCCCGCACCATGGAGCCCGCCGACATCGTGCAGGCCGTCAAGGACTCCGGTCTACGAGGCCGTGGTGGCGCAGGCTTCCCGTCCGGCCTCAAGTGGTCCTTCCTGCCCCCGGCCGACGGTGGCCCCCGCTACCTCGTGGTGAACGCCGACGAGTCCGAGCCGGGCACCTGCAAGGACATCCCGCTCATCATGGGCAACCCGCACGTCCTCATTGAGGGCATCGCGATCACGTCGCGCGCCATCGGCTGCGACCACGCGTTCGTCTACCTGCGCGGCGAGGTCACCCACGTGTACCGCCGCCTGCTGGAGGCCGTGCGTGAGGCGACCGAGGCCGGCGTGCTCGGCGACCTGCGCATCACCGCTCACGCGGGCGCCGGCGCCTACATCTGCGGTGAGGAGACGGCTCTGCTGGACTCCCTCGAGGGACGCCGAGGCCACCCGCGCCTCAAGCCCCCATTCCCCGCGGTCGCCGGTCTGTACGCCCGTCCCACGGTCGTCAACAACGTCGAGACCATCGCTCAGGTGGCGGGTATCTTCCGTAACTCTCCCGAGTGGTTCGCCTCGATGGGCACCGAAAAGTCCAAGGGCCACGGCATCTTCTCCGTGTCGGGTCACGTGAACAACCCCGGCCAGTTCGAGGCCCCCTTCGGCATCACGATGCGCGAGCTCATCGAGATGGCGGGCGGCATCCGCGACGGCCACAAGCTGAAGTTCTGGACCCCCGGCGGCTCCTCCACCCCGATCTTCACCGAAGACGAGCTGGATACGCCCCTCGACTACGAGTCCGTGGGTGCGGCCGGATCGATGCTGGGCACGCGTGCCCTGCAGGTGTTCGACGAGACCGTCTCGGTGGTCCGCGTCATCACCCGCTGGTCCGAGTTCTACCAGCACGAGTCCTGCGGTAAGTGCACGCCCTGTCGCGAAGGCACCTACTGGATGAAGCAAATCATGCTGCGTCTCGAGCGAGGCGAGGGCCGCCCCGGCGACGTCGACCTGCTCGACGAGATCGCACACAACATTGCGGGCCGTAGCTTCTGCCCGCTCGGCGACGCCGCAGCAACCCCGATCATGTCGGGCATCAAGCGCTTCCGCGACGAGTTCGAGGCCGGCCTCACCACGCCTGCCCGCGAGCTTTTCCCCTACGAGGCGTCCGCTAACTACGCGCGAGGAGGTGGCCGATGA